In one Halorubrum sp. CBA1229 genomic region, the following are encoded:
- a CDS encoding M28 family peptidase, which translates to MHERGRTFLDDLLATASPSGFETPSQRVWTDYVRGFADDVSVDAYGNAVAVHEGAPDAPAIACTGHADEIGFIVRDVLDDGFLRISRIGGSDRTVSKGQHVTVHADEPVQGVIGQTAIHLRDAGDEEYEEIAGQFVDIGATDADEAREHVEVGDPVTFSTDCEELAGDRIAARGIDNRTGAWAAAEGLRRAAERDVDATVYAVSTVQEEVGLQGARMVGVDLDDVDAFVAVDVTHATDNPDVDTERRGPVELGAGPVIARGSANHPVLVELARGAAAADDIDVQLQATGSRTSTDADAFYTARGGVPSLNVSIPNRYMHTPVEVVDLGDLDAVADLLAAVADDAAEAAPFAVDV; encoded by the coding sequence ATGCACGAGCGCGGCCGAACGTTCCTCGACGACCTGCTCGCGACCGCCAGCCCCTCCGGGTTCGAGACTCCGAGCCAGCGGGTCTGGACCGACTACGTCCGCGGGTTCGCGGACGACGTCTCCGTCGATGCCTACGGCAACGCCGTCGCCGTCCACGAGGGCGCCCCCGACGCGCCGGCGATCGCCTGCACCGGCCACGCCGACGAGATCGGGTTCATCGTCCGCGACGTGCTCGACGACGGCTTCCTCCGCATCTCCCGGATCGGCGGCTCAGACCGCACCGTCTCGAAGGGCCAGCACGTCACGGTCCACGCCGACGAGCCCGTCCAGGGCGTGATCGGCCAGACCGCGATCCACCTGCGCGACGCCGGGGACGAGGAGTACGAGGAGATCGCCGGCCAGTTCGTCGACATCGGCGCGACTGACGCCGACGAGGCCCGCGAGCACGTCGAGGTCGGCGACCCCGTCACCTTCTCGACCGACTGCGAGGAGCTCGCCGGCGACCGGATCGCGGCCCGCGGGATCGATAACCGCACGGGGGCGTGGGCGGCCGCCGAGGGACTCCGCCGTGCGGCCGAACGCGACGTCGACGCGACCGTGTACGCCGTCTCCACTGTCCAAGAGGAGGTCGGTCTTCAGGGCGCCCGGATGGTCGGCGTCGACCTCGACGACGTGGACGCGTTCGTCGCCGTCGACGTCACGCACGCCACCGACAACCCCGACGTCGACACCGAGCGCCGCGGGCCGGTCGAGCTCGGCGCGGGGCCGGTGATCGCCCGCGGCAGCGCGAACCACCCCGTCCTCGTGGAACTCGCACGCGGCGCCGCCGCCGCGGACGACATCGACGTGCAGCTCCAGGCGACCGGATCTCGAACGAGCACCGACGCCGACGCCTTCTACACCGCGCGCGGCGGCGTCCCCTCGCTCAACGTCTCGATCCCGAACCGATACATGCACACGCCCGTGGAGGTTGTCGACCTCGGCGACCTCGACGCGGTCGCTGACCTGCTCGCCGCCGTCGCCGACGACGCGGCCGAGGCGGCCCCGTTCGCCGTCGACGTCTGA